In the genome of Kitasatospora cathayae, one region contains:
- a CDS encoding GDSL-type esterase/lipase family protein: MPSGTLPTSISTTNPLGWTSSSTVAPTRAAVTHAVDSNGRVTDVTFDAAQGGSTQSFPPPTVKRPTGAETEAVEVRFSDQPGQYHLGFNDGWCISRYQAGSGNNHITEAPCDHDLDTTRWRFHQGQIVTPTLSGALQPSPNALGARLVVDTGIYQWQQEQFDPQPGSANPPPSDPPLGNPPSPNPLKRVMIVGDSISNGHEGDATWRSRLWQWSQEQNWPVTFVGPLTGTVKSKDPHPPVAPTPTKRQQPEAPNPDPDQFTGAYARDLAEAFSNGASAHYAMWGRQLGQDVPTIEKVMNDLKDKQQLPDVLLVELGFNDIGWTGAGADLVDTMKKFIDNARAANPDVRLVLANLPQRTTLGNANPQLPQRTTAYNEALAKAVTTWNTATSPVALVDLNAAMGCDPTATTCATTYDGLHPNPLGEYRIAQAFGTVLHEKFGVGSRAPKAPGSMPDRPLATPADVKFDGTQQGVTMTWPKVFGAHDYDVQWREVTNGSTSDWTDSVPGAEANRWDLGWQFTNQPYDGHRYEVRVRAAAGDLKSPWSNPVSGIAHPTTAPPPATIDVTPGAGSVDVV; the protein is encoded by the coding sequence GACTCCAACGGTCGGGTCACGGATGTCACGTTCGACGCTGCACAGGGGGGCAGCACGCAATCGTTCCCCCCACCGACCGTGAAACGACCGACGGGCGCCGAAACCGAGGCGGTCGAGGTGCGCTTCAGCGACCAGCCCGGTCAGTATCACCTTGGCTTCAACGACGGCTGGTGCATTTCACGCTATCAGGCGGGTTCCGGCAACAACCACATCACGGAGGCGCCCTGCGACCACGACCTCGATACCACGCGGTGGAGGTTCCATCAGGGCCAGATCGTCACCCCCACCCTCAGCGGGGCGCTGCAGCCCAGCCCGAACGCGCTGGGAGCCCGACTGGTCGTCGACACCGGCATCTACCAGTGGCAGCAGGAACAGTTCGACCCGCAACCCGGCTCGGCCAATCCGCCACCGTCCGATCCTCCACTGGGCAACCCGCCATCGCCCAACCCGCTGAAGCGCGTGATGATCGTCGGTGACTCGATCAGCAACGGGCACGAGGGCGACGCCACCTGGCGGAGCCGGCTCTGGCAGTGGAGCCAGGAGCAGAACTGGCCTGTCACATTCGTCGGACCGCTGACCGGGACCGTGAAATCGAAGGACCCCCACCCGCCCGTGGCGCCGACGCCGACGAAAAGACAACAGCCCGAAGCGCCGAATCCGGATCCGGACCAGTTCACCGGGGCCTACGCCAGGGACCTCGCCGAGGCGTTCAGCAACGGCGCCTCGGCGCACTACGCGATGTGGGGCCGGCAGCTGGGCCAGGACGTGCCCACCATCGAGAAGGTGATGAACGACCTGAAGGACAAGCAGCAACTGCCCGACGTGCTGCTGGTCGAGCTGGGCTTCAACGACATCGGCTGGACCGGTGCCGGCGCCGACCTGGTCGACACCATGAAGAAGTTCATCGACAACGCCCGCGCGGCCAATCCCGACGTGCGGCTCGTGCTGGCCAACCTCCCCCAGCGCACCACCCTCGGCAACGCCAACCCACAGCTGCCCCAGCGCACCACCGCCTACAACGAGGCGCTGGCCAAGGCGGTCACCACCTGGAACACCGCCACCTCCCCGGTCGCGCTCGTCGACCTCAACGCCGCGATGGGCTGCGACCCGACCGCGACCACCTGCGCGACCACCTACGACGGGCTGCACCCCAACCCGCTGGGCGAGTACCGGATCGCCCAGGCGTTCGGCACCGTACTGCACGAGAAGTTCGGGGTCGGCTCCCGGGCGCCCAAGGCGCCCGGCAGCATGCCCGACCGGCCGTTGGCCACTCCGGCCGACGTGAAGTTCGACGGCACGCAGCAGGGGGTGACCATGACCTGGCCCAAGGTCTTCGGCGCCCACGACTACGACGTGCAGTGGCGCGAAGTCACCAACGGCAGCACGTCCGACTGGACGGACAGCGTCCCCGGCGCCGAGGCCAACCGCTGGGACCTCGGCTGGCAGTTCACCAACCAGCCCTACGACGGCCACCGCTATGAGGTGCGGGTGCGTGCGGCCGCCGGGGATCTCAAGTCGCCGTGGTCAAACCCGGTCAGCGGCATCGCCCACCCCACCACGGCACCGCCCCCCGCGACCATCGACGTCACCCCCGGCGCCGGATCGGTCGACGTGGTCTAG
- a CDS encoding TetR/AcrR family transcriptional regulator, producing the protein MTRASTPSSSSDSAPAAPVRRGRGRRPADEVRRDILSAAGTLLLNEGMASFTIERVAATAGVSKMSIYKWWPSKGALALDGYFNAVENTLAFPDTGDIEADLLTQLRAFVHLTVDTPAGRIVAELVGQAQTDPDLAAAFREHYSGPRRRLAVEVLERAQRRGQLRADADPRIVVDQLWGACYHRFLIPDEPVTEEFAAGLVTNLMRGLRP; encoded by the coding sequence GTGACCAGGGCATCAACACCGAGTTCAAGCAGCGACTCCGCCCCGGCCGCGCCCGTCCGGCGCGGCCGGGGCCGACGCCCGGCCGACGAGGTACGCCGCGACATCCTGTCCGCCGCCGGCACGCTGCTCCTCAACGAGGGCATGGCGAGCTTCACGATCGAGCGAGTGGCCGCGACGGCGGGCGTCAGCAAGATGTCGATCTACAAGTGGTGGCCCTCGAAGGGGGCGCTCGCCCTCGACGGCTACTTCAACGCAGTCGAGAACACCCTCGCCTTCCCCGACACCGGCGACATCGAGGCGGACCTGCTCACCCAGCTGCGCGCCTTCGTCCACCTCACCGTCGACACCCCGGCCGGCCGGATCGTTGCCGAACTGGTCGGCCAGGCGCAGACCGACCCGGACCTGGCGGCCGCCTTCCGCGAGCACTACTCAGGACCGCGCCGCCGCCTGGCCGTCGAGGTCCTGGAGCGCGCCCAGCGACGCGGCCAGCTACGGGCCGACGCGGACCCGCGCATCGTCGTCGACCAGCTCTGGGGCGCCTGCTACCACCGGTTCCTCATCCCCGACGAGCCCGTCACCGAAGAGTTCGCGGCCGGACTCGTCACCAACCTGATGCGCGGCCTGCGACCGTAG
- a CDS encoding SDR family oxidoreductase, with the protein MTISTSSTTPRVAIVTGGSGGIGRTAAERLAADGLAVVVSYAGNPAHAEEAVRVIEKAGGTAVAVKADVADEAEVAALFDAAEERFGGVDVVVHAAGIMLLAPLAELDLADFDRMHRINVRGAFVVGQQAARRVRSGGAIVNFSSSVTKIALPNYAAYAATKGAVDAMTLILAKELRGRDVTVNAVAPGPTATPLFLQGKSDAVVEQLTLMSPLERLGTPDDIAEVVSFLAGPARWVNGQVLYANGGVI; encoded by the coding sequence ATGACCATCTCCACCAGCAGCACCACGCCGCGCGTCGCGATCGTCACCGGCGGGTCCGGCGGCATTGGCCGGACCGCCGCCGAACGCCTGGCCGCCGACGGCCTCGCCGTCGTCGTCTCCTACGCGGGCAATCCGGCGCACGCCGAGGAGGCGGTCCGGGTGATCGAGAAGGCGGGTGGCACCGCCGTGGCCGTCAAGGCGGACGTCGCCGACGAGGCCGAGGTCGCCGCGCTCTTCGATGCGGCCGAGGAGCGCTTCGGGGGTGTCGACGTCGTGGTGCACGCGGCCGGGATCATGCTGCTCGCCCCGCTGGCCGAACTCGACCTCGCCGACTTCGACCGGATGCACCGCATCAACGTGCGCGGCGCCTTCGTCGTTGGGCAGCAGGCGGCCCGGCGGGTCCGCAGCGGGGGCGCGATCGTCAACTTCTCCAGCTCGGTCACGAAGATCGCACTGCCGAACTACGCCGCCTACGCCGCGACCAAGGGCGCCGTCGACGCCATGACGCTGATCCTCGCCAAGGAGCTTCGGGGCCGCGACGTCACCGTCAACGCCGTCGCCCCCGGACCGACCGCGACCCCGCTCTTCCTTCAGGGCAAATCGGACGCCGTCGTCGAGCAGCTGACGCTCATGTCGCCGCTGGAGCGCCTGGGCACCCCGGACGACATCGCCGAGGTTGTCTCCTTCCTGGCCGGCCCCGCCCGCTGGGTCAACGGACAGGTCCTCTACGCCAACGGCGGCGTCATCTGA
- a CDS encoding SDR family oxidoreductase: MSKVVLVTGASSGFGARTVRALADAGHRVYAGIRHTTDRNRPAVADAARYAADHGVDLRSVELDVSDQHSVDASVARIVAESGRIDVVVHNAGHMVLGPLEAFTPEQLHEVFDVNAASTQRVNRAVLPHLRRQGDGLLVWVGSTSTRGGTPPYLGPYFAAKAAMDSLAVTYAAEVARFGIDTTIVVPGAFTSGTNHFVHSGRPADTTVADAYETRYAGLSEQVGARLAEITPPKADPAELAAAIVAVVDTPKGQRPFRVHIDPVDDGAETVNRVGDMVRTAFYRRIGLDDLLSPRVDA, from the coding sequence ATGTCCAAGGTCGTTCTCGTCACCGGCGCCTCCAGCGGCTTCGGCGCCAGGACCGTACGCGCCCTCGCCGACGCGGGCCACCGCGTATACGCCGGCATCCGCCACACCACCGACCGCAACCGTCCCGCCGTCGCCGATGCCGCCCGCTACGCCGCCGACCACGGCGTCGACCTGCGCAGCGTCGAACTCGACGTCAGCGACCAGCACTCGGTGGACGCGAGTGTCGCCCGGATCGTCGCCGAGTCCGGCCGGATCGACGTGGTCGTGCACAACGCCGGCCACATGGTCCTCGGCCCACTGGAAGCATTCACCCCCGAGCAACTACACGAGGTCTTCGACGTGAACGCGGCCTCCACCCAGCGGGTCAACCGCGCCGTCCTGCCCCACCTGCGCCGGCAGGGCGACGGCCTGCTCGTGTGGGTCGGCTCGACCAGCACCCGCGGCGGAACCCCGCCCTACCTCGGCCCCTACTTCGCCGCGAAGGCCGCCATGGACTCCCTCGCCGTCACCTATGCCGCCGAGGTCGCCCGCTTCGGCATCGACACCACGATCGTCGTCCCCGGCGCCTTCACCTCCGGCACCAACCACTTCGTCCACTCCGGCCGCCCCGCCGACACCACCGTCGCCGACGCCTACGAGACCCGCTACGCGGGCCTGTCGGAGCAGGTCGGCGCCCGCCTCGCCGAGATCACCCCGCCCAAAGCGGACCCCGCCGAGCTCGCGGCCGCGATCGTGGCGGTCGTCGACACCCCCAAGGGGCAGCGGCCCTTCCGCGTCCACATCGACCCGGTCGACGACGGCGCCGAGACCGTCAACCGCGTCGGCGACATGGTGCGCACCGCCTTCTACCGGCGCATCGGCCTCGACGACCTGCTCAGCCCACGCGTGGACGCCTGA
- a CDS encoding IS1182 family transposase → MSMGGGSGREVPEETRVVARAAFPKGCLAMRVRDSLGPLFDDEVFRSAFGVRGRPGVSPGQLALVCVLQFAENLTDRQAAHAVRARIDWKYLLGLELAHPGFDFTVLTGFRDRLLAHGLEERILDLLLERLAELKLVAAGGRQRTDSTHVLAVVRNLNRLEFVGETLRAALEAIAVSAPGWLTSWMDPSWQDRYGARVDSYRLPSEEAKRVQLTWRIAADGYLLLEAVVSPSAPGWLREIPAVATLRTVWLQQFKRTVIDGVQEVAWRGKDDLPPRRVRITSPYDPDSRNAVKRGSAWDGYKVHFSETCDAPEVGRPHLVTHVVTTDATAGDPVVVDQIHDRLDDKGLLPAEHYMDADYISAELLLTAPTEYGVRVIGPVRPNTTRQTVQANGFGKASFAINWTERHAICPNSAVSRYWTEGLDNNQRPAIRIRFATETCAPCPVRDQCTSSTRYGRQLTIRPQEQDAVLERLRAEQATDEWKDRYAVRAGVEGTIHQAIAATGVRQTRYIGLRKTHLAHVLTATAINLIRLDAWWNEKPLAHTRTSHLAALDLAA, encoded by the coding sequence ATGTCGATGGGTGGCGGTTCGGGCCGGGAGGTTCCCGAGGAAACACGGGTGGTCGCTCGCGCGGCGTTTCCGAAGGGGTGCCTGGCGATGCGGGTCCGGGACTCGCTCGGCCCATTGTTTGACGACGAGGTCTTTCGATCGGCCTTCGGTGTCCGTGGCCGTCCTGGGGTCTCGCCCGGACAGCTGGCGCTGGTGTGCGTGCTGCAGTTCGCTGAGAACCTGACTGACCGGCAGGCCGCCCACGCGGTCCGGGCCAGGATCGACTGGAAGTACCTGTTGGGCCTCGAATTGGCCCATCCGGGCTTCGACTTCACCGTGCTGACCGGGTTCCGGGACCGGCTCCTGGCCCACGGCCTGGAGGAGAGGATTCTGGATCTTCTGCTGGAGCGACTGGCCGAACTGAAACTGGTCGCGGCAGGAGGCCGGCAGCGCACCGACTCCACCCATGTCCTCGCTGTGGTAAGGAACTTGAATCGTCTGGAGTTCGTGGGCGAGACCCTTCGGGCGGCACTGGAGGCGATCGCCGTCTCGGCGCCCGGATGGCTCACCTCCTGGATGGATCCCTCATGGCAGGACCGCTACGGGGCAAGAGTGGACTCCTATCGCCTGCCGAGCGAGGAGGCCAAGCGGGTCCAGCTCACCTGGCGCATCGCGGCTGACGGATACCTCCTACTCGAAGCCGTGGTGTCTCCTTCGGCTCCGGGCTGGCTGCGGGAGATCCCTGCTGTCGCCACCCTGCGGACTGTATGGCTGCAGCAGTTCAAGCGCACGGTGATCGACGGAGTGCAGGAGGTGGCATGGCGGGGGAAAGACGATCTCCCGCCCAGAAGAGTCAGGATCACCTCACCCTATGACCCGGACTCCCGCAACGCGGTGAAGCGCGGATCGGCATGGGACGGTTACAAGGTCCACTTCAGCGAGACCTGCGACGCCCCCGAAGTCGGCCGTCCACACCTGGTCACCCATGTCGTCACCACGGACGCCACGGCGGGTGACCCGGTCGTCGTCGACCAGATCCACGACCGCCTCGACGACAAGGGCCTGCTGCCCGCCGAACACTACATGGACGCCGACTACATCTCCGCCGAGCTCCTGCTGACCGCCCCGACCGAGTACGGAGTGCGCGTCATCGGCCCGGTCAGACCCAACACGACCCGCCAGACGGTGCAGGCCAATGGCTTCGGTAAGGCATCGTTCGCCATCAACTGGACTGAGCGGCATGCAATTTGTCCCAACAGTGCCGTCAGCCGGTACTGGACCGAAGGACTCGACAACAACCAGCGACCTGCGATCCGCATCCGCTTCGCCACCGAGACGTGCGCTCCTTGCCCGGTACGCGACCAGTGCACCAGCTCCACCCGTTACGGTCGGCAGCTCACCATCCGCCCGCAGGAACAAGACGCCGTTCTCGAGCGCCTCCGAGCCGAGCAGGCCACCGACGAGTGGAAGGACCGGTACGCGGTCCGCGCGGGTGTCGAAGGCACGATCCACCAGGCCATCGCGGCCACCGGCGTGCGCCAGACCCGCTACATCGGCCTGCGAAAGACTCATCTGGCGCACGTCTTGACGGCCACAGCCATCAACCTCATCCGTCTTGACGCCTGGTGGAACGAAAAGCCACTCGCCCACACCCGGACATCACACCTCGCAGCACTCGACCTCGCCGCATAG
- a CDS encoding IS5 family transposase codes for MGERPAYPSDLSDEAWGLIRPVLTAWKAKHPSVSGHAGRYEMREIVNAILYQARTGCQWRYLPHDLPPKSAVYYYFGAWRDDGTAETIHDLLRWQVRESRRRHEDPTAVVLDSQTVRASTNAPKDTTGLDPGKKSPGRKRGIATDVLGLVIAAVVVAAGVHDNAIGIALLDKGVRAAPTVTKAWTDAGFKNAVVEHGAALGIDVEIVQREPGERGFTPEPKRWVVEQTLGTLMLHRRLARDYEAKPASSVAVIHWSMTDVMLRRLTRAATPTWRDPPPWRSVPVTSGSVDEGTPGQDRVPAAVRPRNS; via the coding sequence GTGGGTGAGCGTCCTGCGTACCCGAGCGACCTGTCGGATGAAGCCTGGGGGCTGATCCGGCCGGTCCTCACCGCATGGAAGGCGAAGCATCCCTCGGTCAGCGGTCATGCCGGCCGGTACGAGATGCGGGAGATCGTGAACGCGATCCTCTACCAGGCCCGCACCGGCTGCCAGTGGCGCTACCTGCCCCACGACCTGCCGCCCAAGAGTGCCGTGTACTACTACTTCGGGGCATGGCGCGACGATGGGACCGCCGAGACCATCCACGACCTGCTGCGCTGGCAGGTCCGCGAAAGCCGCAGGCGACACGAGGACCCCACCGCAGTCGTCCTGGACTCCCAGACCGTGCGGGCCTCGACGAACGCGCCGAAGGACACGACCGGGCTGGATCCGGGCAAGAAGAGCCCGGGCCGCAAGCGGGGCATCGCCACCGACGTGCTCGGTCTGGTCATCGCCGCCGTCGTGGTCGCAGCCGGTGTCCACGACAACGCGATCGGCATCGCGCTGCTGGACAAGGGCGTCCGCGCCGCGCCCACCGTGACCAAGGCATGGACGGACGCCGGGTTCAAGAACGCGGTCGTCGAGCACGGCGCCGCACTTGGCATCGACGTGGAGATCGTTCAACGTGAGCCCGGCGAACGAGGGTTCACACCGGAGCCCAAACGGTGGGTGGTCGAGCAGACGCTGGGTACTCTCATGCTCCACCGCAGGCTCGCACGGGACTACGAGGCCAAGCCGGCCAGCTCGGTGGCGGTGATCCACTGGTCCATGACCGACGTGATGCTCCGCCGCCTCACCCGCGCCGCCACCCCGACCTGGCGCGACCCGCCACCCTGGCGTTCAGTACCTGTGACCAGCGGGAGCGTCGATGAGGGAACTCCTGGACAAGATCGAGTCCCGGCAGCGGTTCGTCCGCGAAACAGCTGA
- a CDS encoding GNAT family N-acetyltransferase, whose product MSEDLTAAASRRIDTDPDPAACADLLAAAFAREPAVSWICGGAHSARARWFRATLRTHAGLAGARRTALVDTDGRLLAAAVLTPPGATPSAGARALWAARTLLSSGPRALGRTLRYLAATEGGSPAGAWTLEFVGVRPDLTGRGVGRTLLDHVLTTTPGAVHLTTADPANVPLYRHFDFTTLGETPLGPLTVTSMAAYRANRADNRW is encoded by the coding sequence ATGTCTGAGGACCTGACTGCCGCGGCCTCCCGCCGGATCGACACCGACCCCGACCCGGCCGCCTGCGCCGATCTGCTGGCCGCCGCGTTCGCCCGGGAGCCGGCCGTCTCCTGGATCTGCGGCGGCGCGCACTCCGCTCGCGCTCGCTGGTTCCGCGCCACCCTGCGCACCCATGCCGGCCTCGCCGGGGCCCGCCGTACGGCTCTGGTGGACACCGACGGACGGCTCCTGGCGGCAGCCGTCCTGACCCCGCCGGGCGCGACCCCGTCCGCTGGCGCCCGCGCGCTCTGGGCGGCCCGGACCCTGCTGAGCAGCGGGCCGCGTGCCCTCGGCCGGACCCTGCGTTATCTGGCCGCCACCGAGGGCGGGTCCCCAGCGGGGGCCTGGACCCTGGAATTCGTCGGAGTCCGCCCGGACCTCACCGGCCGTGGAGTGGGCCGAACCCTCCTGGACCACGTCCTGACGACGACGCCGGGAGCAGTCCACCTGACCACTGCGGACCCGGCGAACGTCCCCCTATACCGCCACTTCGACTTCACCACGCTCGGCGAGACCCCGCTGGGACCGCTGACCGTCACATCGATGGCCGCGTACCGGGCTAACCGGGCCGACAACCGGTGGTGA
- a CDS encoding TetR/AcrR family transcriptional regulator, with translation MPLPRFDRLPAERREHILGVARRHFAEYGAEGASYNKIIEAAEVSKTAAYHYFDGREDLLTAVLDGVLDRLLDTLGPWEPARDEEDFSARFTAGSAALAAHLRDHPEDLALADAAIGRSDGGPWLDWFGALVTDGRRLGMICTDVDHALMVSATAAVVRAADAWAVALMTSGSLEGLPEGDPSDQLWRLLRGLWGAAATASPGQEPNDAH, from the coding sequence ATGCCTCTTCCTCGTTTCGACCGCCTGCCCGCCGAACGCCGGGAGCACATCCTGGGAGTCGCGCGTCGGCACTTCGCCGAGTACGGCGCCGAAGGCGCCTCCTACAACAAGATCATCGAGGCGGCAGAAGTCTCCAAGACCGCCGCCTACCACTACTTCGACGGCCGGGAGGACCTGCTCACCGCGGTCCTCGACGGAGTCCTCGACCGACTGCTGGACACCCTCGGACCCTGGGAGCCGGCCCGCGATGAGGAGGACTTCAGCGCCCGGTTCACCGCTGGATCCGCCGCCCTCGCCGCCCACCTGAGGGACCACCCCGAGGACCTGGCCCTCGCCGACGCTGCCATTGGGCGCAGCGACGGCGGCCCGTGGCTCGACTGGTTCGGCGCCCTGGTCACGGACGGCCGTCGGCTCGGGATGATCTGTACCGATGTGGACCACGCACTGATGGTGTCGGCGACCGCCGCCGTCGTCCGGGCCGCGGACGCCTGGGCCGTGGCCCTGATGACGAGCGGATCCCTCGAAGGCCTTCCGGAGGGTGACCCCTCGGACCAGCTGTGGCGCCTCCTGCGCGGCCTGTGGGGTGCAGCGGCGACCGCGTCCCCCGGACAGGAGCCGAACGATGCGCACTGA
- a CDS encoding SMI1/KNR4 family protein, translated as MSVGPRTSTLTKITSEIRRERLKAVHAALTQACAITGDNADGAELVSEDPHHAWWSPAASVLALVHTDPDEAGALLSGAQLLEQNHVAVVAPYYRHVSTADGHAVTFWYRPGRPLRKAAASAWATAAVHRIHPFAVQLKDHDPFNGLLDGLGGSPLDEANRWFLRERVVRLREGWQGIEWSASPTVILGADGMARCHADGSYPRLLLQRPLWRGHPEWDLVAARWRTELLRGHRDDLQTFTTAYASHSLAARALPYDHIGAWPDYQTVRDVIVLTVVMNTVRRAHLDAHIRQQAAHQVACLRGAHKPPWNWGRRCESCWPPDRPMLESLRGLTRSAAVARAGSGTRFLARLCSRARHDAAANTGDQENSVNGESEDKTSALQTIRRLRALVAPPIGGGNAIDWSHMTVEYDHGFPDDYQAFMQVYGEGTFDNFLYVNPPVSEVYPDPSSAVSGSTATARYTGEDEEFGEPELLIAWGGTVDADLLCWYASDPDPNRWTTVIWRRQWTAPESWVRFDCGMVELLCRYVQHEIPHFWIDDLRYEGSRFVHSRDARRWRRLRLDPWGAEPLMA; from the coding sequence GTGAGCGTCGGACCGCGTACCAGCACGCTGACCAAAATCACCAGCGAGATCCGCAGAGAGCGGCTCAAGGCCGTCCATGCGGCCCTGACCCAGGCCTGCGCGATCACCGGTGACAATGCCGATGGGGCCGAGCTGGTCAGCGAGGACCCGCACCACGCCTGGTGGTCGCCCGCGGCGAGTGTGCTCGCCCTCGTGCACACGGATCCGGACGAGGCGGGCGCTCTCCTGAGCGGCGCCCAGCTGCTGGAGCAGAACCACGTGGCCGTCGTGGCCCCGTACTACCGACACGTCTCGACCGCCGACGGCCATGCGGTCACGTTCTGGTACCGCCCCGGGCGACCGCTCCGCAAGGCGGCCGCGAGCGCCTGGGCGACCGCCGCCGTGCACCGAATCCACCCCTTCGCGGTGCAACTGAAGGACCACGACCCGTTCAACGGCCTGCTGGACGGTCTCGGAGGTAGCCCGCTGGACGAGGCCAACCGATGGTTCCTACGGGAGCGCGTCGTCCGGCTGCGCGAGGGGTGGCAAGGCATCGAATGGTCCGCGTCCCCCACTGTCATTCTCGGAGCCGACGGGATGGCGCGCTGCCACGCCGACGGGTCGTACCCGCGACTGCTCCTGCAGCGCCCATTGTGGCGCGGGCACCCGGAATGGGACCTGGTCGCTGCCCGCTGGCGCACCGAACTGCTGCGTGGACACCGGGACGACCTCCAGACCTTCACGACGGCCTACGCATCCCACAGCCTCGCCGCCCGCGCCCTGCCCTATGACCACATCGGTGCCTGGCCGGACTACCAGACGGTACGAGACGTCATCGTGCTCACCGTCGTGATGAACACCGTCCGGCGCGCCCACCTCGACGCACACATCCGTCAACAGGCCGCCCACCAGGTCGCGTGCCTGCGCGGCGCCCACAAGCCTCCGTGGAACTGGGGGAGGCGATGCGAGTCCTGCTGGCCTCCTGACCGGCCCATGCTGGAGTCACTCCGCGGCCTGACGAGGAGTGCCGCAGTAGCCCGAGCTGGTAGTGGCACCCGCTTCCTTGCTCGGCTATGTTCACGCGCGCGACATGATGCCGCAGCCAATACAGGTGACCAGGAGAACAGCGTGAACGGTGAGTCCGAGGACAAGACATCCGCGCTTCAGACGATCCGCCGGCTTCGGGCTCTGGTCGCGCCGCCGATCGGTGGCGGGAATGCCATTGACTGGTCGCACATGACCGTTGAGTACGACCACGGTTTCCCCGACGACTACCAGGCCTTCATGCAGGTCTACGGAGAGGGGACATTCGACAACTTCCTGTACGTGAATCCCCCGGTCTCCGAGGTCTACCCGGATCCGTCCTCCGCCGTGAGTGGCAGCACCGCGACTGCACGCTACACAGGCGAGGACGAGGAATTCGGCGAGCCCGAACTGCTGATCGCGTGGGGCGGCACGGTGGACGCCGACCTGCTGTGCTGGTACGCCTCTGATCCCGATCCGAATCGATGGACGACCGTCATTTGGCGCCGCCAGTGGACCGCGCCGGAATCGTGGGTGCGCTTTGACTGTGGGATGGTCGAGCTCCTGTGCCGCTACGTGCAGCACGAGATCCCGCACTTCTGGATCGACGACCTGCGGTACGAAGGATCGCGGTTCGTCCACAGCAGGGACGCACGTCGCTGGCGCCGCCTGCGGCTCGATCCCTGGGGCGCCGAACCCCTGATGGCATAG
- a CDS encoding ATP-binding protein translates to MRRPTEPRPRTITTRFPAERVQIGAVRQWAKESLPRLGLHLDDPLVADLQLTLSELGANAIVHGCGGDRADVRLTAALTHTPGVLRMSVTDSGRGRPEHRRADEVVTSGRGLCLVEAVTDRFGVDDLRAGGKTVWAEIDVPRAVSSLAQTSIVVADEMVDLDRAALRADATARAS, encoded by the coding sequence GTGAGGCGCCCCACGGAACCGAGACCACGCACCATCACGACGAGGTTCCCTGCCGAACGGGTCCAGATCGGCGCCGTCCGCCAGTGGGCGAAGGAGTCGCTGCCGAGGCTCGGCCTCCACCTGGACGATCCGCTGGTGGCAGACCTTCAGCTGACGCTGTCCGAGTTGGGTGCCAATGCCATCGTGCACGGTTGTGGGGGAGACCGGGCGGATGTGCGGCTGACCGCTGCTCTGACGCACACGCCGGGCGTGCTGCGGATGTCGGTGACTGACTCCGGGCGCGGCAGGCCCGAACACCGGCGGGCGGATGAGGTCGTCACCAGCGGCCGTGGCCTGTGCCTCGTCGAGGCGGTCACTGACCGATTCGGCGTTGACGACCTCCGGGCGGGCGGCAAGACGGTCTGGGCCGAGATCGACGTGCCGCGAGCGGTGTCGAGCCTGGCCCAGACCTCGATCGTGGTCGCTGACGAGATGGTTGATCTGGATCGCGCGGCATTGCGGGCCGACGCCACCGCTCGAGCCTCCTGA